A portion of the Micromonospora tarapacensis genome contains these proteins:
- the dxr gene encoding 1-deoxy-D-xylulose-5-phosphate reductoisomerase has product MTSPRDLVLLGCTGSVGTQAIDIVRRNPGRFRVVALGAGGGNIGLLAAQALELGVEAVGVAKASAAQDLQLAFYAEASRRGWASGEFKLPKIVAGPDAMSELAQWPCDVVLNGVVGSLGLAPTLAALRAGRTLALANKESLVAGGSLVRAAVTRPEQIVPVDSEHSALAQCLRGGTRGEVRRLIVTASGGPFRGRRRDELTTVTPEQALAHPTWNMGPVVTINSATMVNKALEVIEAHELFDVPYADITVMVHPQSVIHSMVEFVDGSTLAQASPPDMRLPIALGLGWPERVPEAAAAVDWTTAHSWEFAPLDDAAFPAVALAKAAGEAGRCRPAIYNAANEECVAAFVAGRLPFLGIVDTLQRVLEEAPDFGEPGTVEDVLDAESWARAHAQEIIAAAVEGA; this is encoded by the coding sequence GTGACGTCCCCCCGTGATCTTGTGCTGCTGGGTTGTACCGGGTCGGTCGGTACCCAGGCCATCGACATCGTGCGGCGCAACCCGGGCCGGTTCCGGGTGGTGGCGCTCGGTGCCGGTGGGGGCAACATCGGTCTGCTCGCCGCCCAGGCCCTCGAACTCGGCGTCGAGGCGGTCGGGGTGGCGAAGGCGTCCGCGGCGCAGGATCTCCAGTTGGCGTTCTACGCGGAGGCGAGCCGGCGGGGCTGGGCCAGCGGCGAGTTCAAGCTGCCCAAGATCGTGGCCGGGCCGGACGCGATGAGCGAGCTGGCACAGTGGCCGTGCGACGTCGTACTCAACGGGGTGGTGGGGTCGCTCGGGCTGGCGCCGACCCTGGCGGCGCTGCGCGCCGGGCGTACCCTCGCGCTGGCCAACAAGGAGTCCCTCGTTGCCGGCGGCTCGCTGGTCAGGGCAGCGGTGACGCGGCCGGAGCAGATCGTCCCGGTGGATTCGGAGCACTCGGCGCTCGCCCAGTGTCTGCGCGGCGGCACCCGGGGTGAGGTGCGCCGGCTGATCGTCACGGCCAGCGGCGGGCCGTTCCGGGGCAGGCGGCGCGACGAGTTGACGACCGTCACGCCCGAGCAGGCCCTCGCGCACCCGACGTGGAACATGGGTCCGGTCGTCACGATCAACTCGGCGACGATGGTCAACAAGGCGCTGGAGGTGATCGAGGCGCACGAGCTGTTCGACGTGCCGTACGCCGACATCACCGTGATGGTGCACCCCCAGTCGGTGATCCACTCGATGGTCGAGTTCGTCGACGGATCGACGCTCGCCCAGGCCAGCCCGCCGGACATGCGGCTGCCGATCGCCCTGGGGCTGGGCTGGCCGGAGCGGGTGCCCGAGGCCGCCGCCGCCGTCGACTGGACCACGGCGCACAGCTGGGAGTTCGCGCCGCTGGACGACGCGGCGTTCCCGGCGGTGGCGCTGGCCAAGGCGGCCGGCGAGGCGGGGCGCTGCCGGCCGGCGATCTACAACGCGGCCAACGAGGAGTGCGTGGCGGCGTTCGTCGCCGGGCGGCTGCCCTTCCTCGGCATTGTCGACACCCTACAGCGGGTGTTGGAGGAGGCTCCCGACTTCGGCGAACCGGGTACCGTCGAGGACGTACTCGACGCCGAGTCGTGGGCGCGCGCACACGCGCAGGAGATCATCGCTGCTGCGGTGGAAGGAGCTTGA
- a CDS encoding DivIVA domain-containing protein, with amino-acid sequence MIYVSGERPLPQHVRAATFDTRWRGLDPAQVHDYLNRLADELERLHRELTTANTEAERIRQALRQWQSRQTAHRHHSRSR; translated from the coding sequence ATGATCTACGTGAGCGGAGAGCGCCCGCTCCCCCAGCACGTCCGCGCCGCCACCTTCGACACCCGCTGGCGCGGCCTCGACCCCGCCCAGGTGCACGACTATCTCAACCGGCTCGCCGACGAGTTGGAGCGGCTGCACCGCGAACTCACCACCGCCAACACCGAGGCCGAACGCATCCGCCAGGCACTGCGACAGTGGCAGTCCCGCCAGACCGCCCACCGCCACCATTCGAGGTCGCGATGA
- a CDS encoding YhjD/YihY/BrkB family envelope integrity protein — MGGAWERTRRITRAAFRPVRGRDLPLHAAAITFYGAIAVVPVALLAIWLTTLLAGAERVRRLTAYAVETLPDAIGVPHAVAALVEAGVGLTPWPALAALLPASLYGEGLRRAFVSVAAPRSDEHLIGWRGRLLLLPLLAPAPALLLAILLALPTTTELVRRGGWAGALGVVLSFLAVWLVLSPVLMWVFRVVGPASPDWLSTLAMGSFTAANLSGFLHGFVLFASLPLDLGVPFGGLDEVGAAVAILLWLYVFHVIVLAGYSATLALAGWRLRGQRDRR, encoded by the coding sequence ATGGGCGGTGCGTGGGAACGGACGAGGCGGATCACCCGGGCCGCGTTCCGCCCGGTGCGTGGCCGCGACCTGCCGCTGCACGCCGCCGCGATCACGTTCTACGGGGCGATCGCCGTGGTGCCGGTGGCCCTGCTGGCGATCTGGCTGACCACGCTGCTGGCGGGGGCGGAACGGGTCCGCCGGCTCACCGCGTACGCCGTGGAGACCCTGCCGGACGCGATCGGTGTGCCGCACGCGGTGGCCGCGCTGGTCGAGGCCGGGGTGGGTCTGACCCCGTGGCCGGCGCTGGCCGCGCTGCTGCCCGCGTCGCTGTACGGCGAGGGGCTGCGCCGGGCTTTCGTTTCGGTCGCCGCCCCCCGCTCCGACGAGCACCTGATCGGCTGGCGGGGCCGGCTGTTGCTGCTGCCGCTGCTGGCGCCGGCCCCGGCGCTGCTGCTGGCGATCCTGCTCGCCCTGCCGACCACCACCGAGCTGGTCCGGCGGGGTGGCTGGGCCGGTGCGCTCGGGGTGGTGCTCTCCTTCCTGGCGGTCTGGCTGGTGCTCAGCCCGGTGCTGATGTGGGTGTTCCGGGTGGTCGGCCCGGCGTCACCGGACTGGCTCTCCACGCTGGCGATGGGCTCGTTCACCGCGGCGAACCTTTCCGGCTTCCTGCACGGTTTCGTGCTTTTCGCGTCGCTCCCGCTCGACCTGGGCGTGCCCTTCGGTGGTCTGGACGAGGTCGGCGCCGCGGTGGCGATCCTGCTCTGGCTCTACGTGTTCCACGTGATCGTGCTCGCCGGCTACTCCGCCACCCTGGCCCTGGCCGGCTGGCGGCTGCGAGGTCAGCGGGACCGCCGCTAA
- a CDS encoding M50 family metallopeptidase, translated as MSFAFGVVLFALGILVSVSLHEAGHMLTAKAFGMKVTRYFVGFGPTLWSFKRGETEYGIKGIPLGGFCKIVGMTPQDDDVEPGDEKRAMWRYPVWKRTIVMSAGSVTHFGLAIFAAWLAAMTFGLPNPDRPSTEEQIRAEPAVIALQQCVLPDTTYRACEAGDAASPAAAAQLRDGDRITSLNGTPINSYGDLLTTLRTMTPGGTAKIGYERDGQPGTTETVLGTTKRPPIDDPDGPVTDVPALGVGLVISTPGLVSYGPVAAVGATSEFIGDMAVATAQALQRLPEKIPALWTAITGGERDIDTPISVVGASVLGGEAVANDAWEIFVMLFISLNFFIGVFNLLPLLPLDGGHIAIAWFERARSWVYARLRRPDPGRVDYFKLMPFTYVVILIGGVFTLLTITADVVNPITLFPR; from the coding sequence ATGTCGTTCGCGTTCGGGGTGGTGCTCTTCGCCCTCGGCATCCTCGTCTCGGTGAGCCTGCACGAGGCCGGCCACATGCTCACCGCCAAGGCCTTCGGCATGAAGGTCACCCGCTACTTCGTCGGCTTCGGCCCCACCCTCTGGTCCTTCAAGCGTGGCGAGACCGAGTACGGGATCAAGGGCATCCCGCTCGGCGGCTTCTGCAAGATCGTCGGGATGACGCCACAGGACGACGACGTCGAGCCCGGTGACGAGAAGCGGGCCATGTGGCGCTACCCGGTGTGGAAGCGCACCATCGTGATGTCCGCCGGTTCGGTCACCCACTTCGGCTTGGCGATCTTCGCTGCCTGGTTGGCGGCGATGACGTTCGGCCTGCCCAACCCCGACCGCCCGAGCACCGAGGAGCAGATCCGCGCCGAGCCTGCGGTGATCGCCCTCCAGCAGTGCGTACTGCCGGACACCACCTACCGGGCCTGCGAGGCGGGCGACGCCGCCAGCCCGGCCGCCGCGGCCCAGCTGCGTGACGGCGACCGGATCACGTCGCTCAACGGCACCCCGATCAACAGCTACGGCGACCTGCTCACCACCCTGCGGACCATGACCCCGGGCGGCACCGCCAAGATCGGGTACGAGCGTGACGGTCAGCCCGGCACCACCGAGACCGTCCTCGGCACCACCAAGCGCCCGCCGATCGACGACCCGGACGGGCCGGTCACCGACGTTCCGGCGCTCGGCGTCGGCCTGGTCATCTCCACCCCGGGCCTGGTCAGCTACGGCCCGGTGGCGGCGGTCGGCGCGACGAGCGAGTTCATCGGCGACATGGCGGTGGCCACCGCCCAGGCATTGCAGCGGCTGCCGGAGAAGATCCCCGCGCTCTGGACCGCCATCACCGGCGGCGAGCGGGACATCGACACCCCGATCAGCGTGGTCGGTGCCAGCGTGCTCGGCGGCGAGGCGGTCGCCAACGACGCCTGGGAAATCTTCGTCATGCTGTTCATCTCACTGAACTTCTTCATCGGGGTGTTCAACCTGCTGCCGCTGCTGCCGCTGGACGGCGGGCACATCGCCATCGCCTGGTTCGAGCGGGCCCGCTCCTGGGTGTACGCGCGGCTGCGCCGGCCCGACCCGGGTCGGGTCGACTACTTCAAGCTGATGCCCTTCACGTACGTGGTGATCCTGATCGGTGGCGTGTTCACGCTGCTCACGATCACCGCGGACGTGGTCAACCCGATCACCCTCTTCCCAAGGTGA
- a CDS encoding GNAT family N-acetyltransferase produces the protein MTVDTTDRLTLRDWTAAPVDLARIYDIYSRDEVMRWLGGGAGRLTEPGQAAERLATWGERYAPYAGRYGIWAIEVRDTGAVAGSVLLKPLPGADGSTPTEDIEVGWHLHPDSWGHGYATEAARAVLAREFAAGTRQVYAVVTPGNERSMAVCRRLGMTHVGRRTDWYGGTEVETFVLTGPSEPADVRGR, from the coding sequence ATGACCGTCGACACGACCGACCGGCTGACGTTGCGCGACTGGACCGCCGCACCGGTCGACCTGGCCCGGATCTACGACATCTACTCCCGGGACGAGGTGATGCGCTGGCTGGGCGGGGGAGCGGGCCGGCTCACCGAGCCCGGCCAGGCCGCCGAGCGCCTGGCCACCTGGGGCGAACGGTACGCGCCGTACGCCGGCCGGTACGGCATCTGGGCGATCGAGGTGCGTGACACCGGCGCGGTGGCGGGCAGCGTACTGCTGAAACCGCTGCCGGGCGCCGACGGCAGCACGCCGACCGAGGACATCGAGGTGGGCTGGCACCTGCACCCCGACTCCTGGGGCCACGGCTACGCCACCGAGGCGGCCCGGGCCGTACTGGCGCGCGAGTTCGCCGCCGGCACCCGGCAGGTGTATGCCGTGGTGACGCCGGGCAACGAGCGCTCGATGGCGGTCTGCCGCCGGCTCGGCATGACCCACGTGGGCCGGCGCACCGACTGGTACGGCGGCACCGAGGTGGAAACCTTCGTCCTGACCGGCCCGTCCGAACCGGCCGACGTCCGCGGTCGCTGA
- a CDS encoding phytoene desaturase family protein → MGGEVPSRADVVVVGSGHNGLVSAILLSRAGLDVLVLEAADVIGGATRTENPFPRVPELRHSTGSYLLGLMPPELLAALDVRIPVLRRDPHYFLPTPGGAGSPYLLFGTDTAATRRQLTEFFSAADVAADDALQAELAALREDLAPAWLAEPLTVEETAQRYVRPELRDVFVDLVRGSVADYLARFDFRSELLVSMYAVTDGLSGLNAGPDDPGTGHNFLVHNMCRLPGSGGTWMIAEGGMGTVSRTFADAARASGARIVTGTPVTAITLDGGAARGVVLADGREIGAEVVLGACDPYRLMELLPDDALPTVLTERMAAVRRTGTTLKLNLALRGLPRFSCLPEDAPSPFGSTIHLLPGSASLTGGTGEPPMAALRAMWADVQAGRLPEEPTIEWYLHTTVDPSLADPAGHHSSALFVQSVPYDLAGTTWAAALPGYVERLVAICERYAPGTGDLIADAVPLPPPGIEAHFGITGGHIHHVDNTVSFADRMPYATGVDGLYAGSAGCHPAGSVIGAAGHNAAQRILADLGR, encoded by the coding sequence ATGGGCGGTGAGGTGCCATCCCGGGCGGACGTGGTGGTTGTCGGGTCCGGGCACAACGGGTTGGTCTCCGCGATCCTGCTGTCCCGGGCCGGGCTGGACGTGCTGGTGCTGGAGGCCGCCGACGTGATCGGCGGGGCCACCCGCACCGAGAACCCGTTCCCCCGGGTGCCCGAGCTGCGCCACTCCACCGGGTCGTACCTGCTCGGGCTGATGCCGCCGGAGCTGCTGGCCGCGCTCGACGTCCGCATCCCGGTGCTGCGCCGCGACCCGCACTACTTCCTGCCCACCCCGGGCGGAGCCGGCTCGCCGTACCTGCTGTTCGGCACCGACACCGCGGCCACCCGCCGGCAGCTCACCGAGTTCTTCTCCGCCGCCGACGTGGCCGCCGACGACGCGTTGCAGGCCGAGCTGGCCGCGCTGCGCGAGGATCTCGCCCCGGCGTGGCTGGCCGAGCCGCTGACCGTGGAGGAGACCGCGCAGCGCTACGTCCGGCCCGAGCTGCGGGACGTCTTCGTGGACCTCGTCCGCGGCTCGGTCGCCGACTACCTGGCCCGCTTCGACTTCCGCTCCGAACTGCTGGTCAGCATGTACGCGGTCACCGACGGCCTGTCCGGGCTCAACGCCGGCCCGGACGACCCCGGCACCGGGCACAACTTCCTGGTGCACAACATGTGCCGGCTGCCCGGCTCGGGTGGCACCTGGATGATCGCCGAGGGCGGCATGGGCACCGTGTCGCGCACCTTCGCCGACGCGGCCCGCGCCTCCGGCGCGCGGATCGTCACCGGCACGCCGGTCACCGCGATCACCCTGGACGGCGGCGCCGCGCGCGGCGTGGTGCTCGCCGACGGCCGGGAGATCGGCGCCGAGGTGGTGCTCGGCGCCTGCGACCCGTACCGGCTGATGGAGCTGCTGCCCGACGACGCGCTCCCCACGGTCCTCACCGAACGGATGGCGGCGGTCCGGCGCACCGGCACCACGCTCAAGCTCAACCTCGCGCTGCGCGGCCTGCCCCGCTTCTCCTGCCTGCCCGAGGACGCGCCGAGCCCGTTCGGCTCGACCATCCACCTGCTGCCCGGCTCGGCGTCACTGACCGGCGGCACCGGTGAGCCGCCGATGGCGGCGCTGCGCGCCATGTGGGCCGACGTGCAGGCCGGGCGACTGCCCGAGGAGCCGACCATCGAGTGGTACCTGCACACCACCGTCGACCCGTCGCTGGCCGACCCGGCCGGTCACCACTCGTCGGCGCTGTTCGTCCAGTCGGTGCCGTACGACCTGGCCGGCACCACCTGGGCGGCGGCGCTGCCCGGCTACGTGGAGCGGCTGGTGGCGATCTGCGAACGCTACGCCCCCGGCACCGGCGACCTGATCGCCGACGCGGTGCCGCTGCCGCCGCCCGGCATCGAGGCACACTTCGGCATCACCGGCGGGCACATCCACCACGTCGACAACACCGTCTCGTTCGCCGACCGGATGCCGTACGCGACAGGCGTCGACGGCCTCTACGCGGGCAGCGCCGGTTGCCATCCGGCCGGCAGCGTGATCGGCGCCGCCGGCCACAACGCCGCCCAACGCATCCTCGCCGACCTCGGTCGTTGA
- a CDS encoding Rieske 2Fe-2S domain-containing protein — protein MRVTGTGHASMRIDTAAGSILCDPWVNPAYFASWFPFPDNSRLDWETLGNVDYLYVSHLHRDHFDAAHLKRYVSKAATVLLPEFPTSEMEDEFRELGFTKFLKTRNEEVVELDGGLKIMIQALTSPTDGPIGDSSLWVEHDGVRLLNQNDARPTDLSLFAELGHVHAHLLQFSGAIWYPMVYELPNAAKTAFGKQKRDRQFDRTWRYIDDLKADHVFPIAGPPCFLDDELWQFNDIFGDEGNIFPDQSVFLSEYAKVGGTNGIVLLPGSVSEITVDGASTTHPVPVEEFFANKVAHLEEMRERKRPIIEAEKASWRHPEVDVLKELKRRIEPLLDESIYLAEGVGGPVRFDLVGYDAESVESIVVDFPGKQVRPYADEKVRYRFRTERALVEHLLHIGEVDWVNSLFLSCRFSAARIGQYNEFVYAFFKCLSTERLQYAEGWYDEHERAVDAEDITLGDWVVQRRCPHLKADLSRFGIIDGDQLTCQLHGWRFDLPSGRCLTSVGHKVRAHRVGEETTTPETAQPAN, from the coding sequence GTGCGAGTGACCGGTACCGGGCACGCGAGCATGCGGATCGACACGGCCGCGGGCAGCATCCTGTGCGACCCGTGGGTCAACCCGGCCTACTTCGCCTCCTGGTTTCCGTTCCCGGACAATTCCCGGCTCGACTGGGAGACCCTCGGCAACGTCGACTACCTGTACGTCTCCCACCTGCACCGGGACCACTTCGACGCGGCCCACCTGAAGCGGTACGTGTCGAAGGCCGCGACCGTGCTGCTGCCGGAGTTCCCCACCTCGGAGATGGAGGACGAGTTCCGCGAGCTGGGCTTCACGAAGTTCCTGAAGACCCGCAACGAGGAGGTCGTCGAGCTGGACGGTGGCCTCAAGATCATGATCCAGGCGCTGACCAGCCCGACCGACGGCCCGATCGGTGACTCCTCGCTCTGGGTGGAGCACGACGGCGTCCGGCTGCTCAACCAGAACGACGCCCGCCCGACGGACCTGAGCCTCTTCGCCGAGCTGGGCCACGTGCACGCGCACCTGCTGCAGTTCTCCGGGGCGATCTGGTACCCGATGGTCTACGAGCTGCCGAACGCGGCGAAGACGGCGTTCGGCAAGCAGAAGCGGGACCGGCAGTTCGACCGGACCTGGCGCTACATCGACGACCTGAAGGCCGACCACGTCTTCCCGATCGCCGGCCCGCCGTGCTTCCTCGACGACGAGCTGTGGCAGTTCAACGACATCTTCGGCGACGAGGGGAACATCTTCCCCGACCAGTCGGTCTTCCTGTCCGAGTACGCCAAGGTCGGTGGCACCAACGGCATCGTGCTGCTGCCCGGCAGCGTCAGCGAGATCACCGTGGACGGCGCGAGCACCACGCACCCGGTGCCGGTGGAGGAGTTCTTCGCCAACAAGGTCGCCCACCTGGAGGAGATGCGCGAGCGCAAGCGGCCGATCATCGAGGCGGAGAAGGCGTCCTGGCGACATCCCGAGGTCGACGTGCTCAAGGAGCTGAAGCGGCGGATCGAGCCGCTGCTCGACGAGTCGATCTACCTGGCCGAGGGGGTCGGCGGCCCGGTCCGCTTCGACCTGGTCGGCTACGACGCCGAAAGCGTCGAGTCCATCGTGGTCGACTTCCCCGGCAAGCAGGTGCGGCCGTACGCCGACGAGAAGGTCCGTTACCGGTTCCGCACCGAGCGGGCGCTGGTCGAGCACCTGCTGCACATCGGCGAGGTGGACTGGGTCAACTCGCTCTTCCTGTCCTGCCGGTTCTCGGCCGCCCGGATCGGCCAGTACAACGAGTTCGTGTACGCCTTCTTCAAGTGCCTGTCCACCGAGCGCCTCCAGTACGCCGAGGGCTGGTACGACGAGCACGAGCGGGCCGTCGACGCCGAGGACATCACCCTCGGTGACTGGGTGGTGCAGCGGCGCTGCCCGCACCTGAAGGCCGACCTGAGCCGGTTCGGCATCATCGACGGCGACCAGCTCACCTGCCAGCTGCACGGCTGGCGGTTCGACCTGCCCAGCGGGCGCTGCCTGACCAGCGTCGGCCACAAGGTCCGCGCGCACCGCGTCGGCGAGGAGACCACGACCCCGGAGACCGCCCAGCCGGCGAACTGA
- a CDS encoding helix-turn-helix domain-containing protein, translating into MDDPGSTVPRRQLGRYLRELRENAHVTVAAAAKELEWSTPRIWRYETGQVPMHPNDVEAMCRVYGVGRETIKTMRSLARETKAHGWWHSYGEAIEDWFKLYVGLETAATKIRKYEADLVPGLLQTVEYMTEVIATDHPQLSAAEQQAKVDVRLRRQRLLARAVPRAPYYDVILSEAVLRRPLRDRSAMARQLDALVVASRQHNLKVRVLPLTAGLFRSAFTGTFTLLDFPTDVREPEPTTIYMDGPCGAVYLDKPHEIRTYEEVWRSLGERALDVDDSRELITAIAKEMTQ; encoded by the coding sequence GTGGACGACCCGGGAAGCACCGTCCCGCGTAGGCAGCTCGGCAGGTATTTGAGAGAACTTCGGGAAAACGCGCATGTGACGGTGGCGGCGGCGGCGAAGGAACTGGAATGGTCGACGCCCCGGATCTGGCGGTACGAAACCGGCCAGGTCCCCATGCACCCGAACGACGTGGAGGCCATGTGCCGGGTGTACGGCGTGGGCCGCGAGACGATCAAGACGATGCGGTCGCTGGCCCGCGAGACCAAGGCGCACGGCTGGTGGCACAGCTACGGGGAGGCGATCGAGGACTGGTTCAAGCTGTACGTCGGCCTGGAAACCGCCGCCACCAAGATCCGAAAGTACGAAGCCGACCTGGTACCCGGCCTGTTGCAGACGGTCGAGTACATGACCGAGGTCATCGCAACCGACCACCCGCAGCTGAGCGCGGCGGAGCAGCAGGCCAAGGTGGATGTCCGGCTGCGCAGGCAACGGCTACTTGCACGCGCGGTACCCCGGGCGCCCTACTACGACGTGATCCTCAGCGAGGCGGTGCTGCGCCGGCCGCTTCGTGACCGGTCGGCGATGGCTCGGCAACTGGATGCGTTGGTGGTGGCCAGCCGGCAGCACAACCTCAAGGTCCGGGTGCTGCCCCTGACCGCCGGCCTGTTCCGGTCGGCTTTCACAGGCACCTTCACCTTGCTCGACTTCCCCACTGACGTGCGGGAGCCGGAGCCGACCACGATCTACATGGACGGTCCCTGCGGCGCGGTCTATCTCGACAAGCCGCACGAGATCCGGACCTACGAGGAAGTCTGGCGCTCGCTCGGCGAGCGGGCGCTCGATGTCGATGACTCCCGTGAGCTGATCACGGCGATCGCGAAGGAGATGACCCAATGA
- a CDS encoding DUF2631 domain-containing protein, whose product MAGSEPVTAPDQHKPGHRKAGRIGAVLTALVLLAMLCGNHEGRIEDIWLIGLAALLLLIVIGDVVLRRNGLRS is encoded by the coding sequence GTGGCAGGAAGCGAGCCGGTAACGGCGCCAGACCAGCACAAGCCCGGGCACCGTAAGGCCGGACGGATCGGTGCGGTGCTCACCGCCCTCGTGCTGCTGGCAATGCTCTGCGGCAACCACGAGGGCAGGATCGAGGACATCTGGTTGATCGGCCTGGCCGCACTCCTGCTGCTCATCGTGATCGGCGACGTGGTGCTGCGGCGCAACGGCCTGCGCTCCTGA